In Sedimentibacter sp. MB31-C6, one genomic interval encodes:
- a CDS encoding ABC transporter ATP-binding protein, which translates to MVIDIQTYSLTKKFGDIIAVHDLDIKVKKNTIYGLVGPDGAGKTTTMRMLCSLVIPNSGTAQIGGYDIVKDSDEIKKHIGYMPQEFSLYGDLTVMENLEFYSNIYQIPKKISKEKIKYLLEFSNLAEHSYKLADQLSGGMKQKLALSCNLIHTPKYLFLDEPTIGVDPVARRELWKILFDLRDEGVTIFVSTPYMDEAERCDEIGLMDKGKIILNDKPDNIIKSFNKHILCIYSEDNYITKDIAQNSDYVEDAYLLGEELHIVVEKLDDSIKNLEEEFSYNHININSIKVIEPTLEDVFVNIVKNQQ; encoded by the coding sequence ATGGTAATTGACATACAGACATATTCTTTAACTAAAAAATTTGGAGACATTATAGCGGTACACGACTTAGATATAAAAGTCAAAAAAAATACAATATATGGGTTAGTAGGACCAGATGGTGCAGGTAAAACAACAACTATGAGAATGCTGTGTTCTCTTGTTATTCCAAATAGTGGAACTGCTCAAATCGGAGGCTATGATATTGTTAAAGATAGTGATGAGATAAAAAAGCATATTGGTTATATGCCTCAGGAATTTAGTTTATATGGTGATCTCACTGTAATGGAAAATCTAGAATTTTATTCAAATATTTATCAAATTCCCAAAAAAATAAGCAAAGAAAAAATTAAATATTTATTAGAATTTAGTAATCTTGCAGAACATTCATATAAACTTGCTGATCAACTGTCAGGTGGTATGAAGCAAAAACTTGCTTTATCTTGTAACCTTATTCATACACCAAAATATTTATTTCTTGATGAACCAACTATAGGCGTTGACCCAGTAGCAAGAAGGGAATTGTGGAAAATACTTTTTGACTTGAGAGATGAAGGAGTGACAATATTTGTTAGTACACCATACATGGATGAAGCAGAAAGATGTGATGAAATAGGTTTAATGGATAAAGGGAAAATAATTTTAAATGATAAACCTGACAATATTATAAAGAGTTTTAATAAGCATATTTTATGTATTTATTCAGAAGACAATTATATTACTAAAGATATAGCTCAGAATTCAGATTATGTTGAAGATGCATATTTACTTGGAGAAGAACTTCATATAGTAGTAGAAAAATTGGATGATTCTATAAAAAATCTAGAAGAAGAATTTAGTTATAACCATATAAATATAAATTCTATTAAAGTAATAGAACCAACCCTTGAAGATGTATTTGTTAATATTGTTAAAAATCAGCAATGA
- a CDS encoding ABC transporter ATP-binding protein produces MENTIEIKSLTKTFGKFVAVNNVSFNVKKGEVFGFLGPNGSGKTTVIRMILGLINPSSGTGNVLGYDISKNKEKLRGKIGYMSQKFSLYEELTVEENLDFYAGVYNIPKNKIKDKKKAILKMADLEGKENLIVSNLSGGWKQRLALGCAIIHEPEILLLDEPTGGVDPIARRQFWDIIYNLSKQGVTILVTTHYMDEAEHCNTIGFLYYGNILSLDTPNNMKEKIIDGDIVEIKTDNTLKSIELLKRKEKIKEASVYGAGIHVMIDFNLNLNIIKNYLTESGIKVNYIKKVKPSLEDVFVFLVENEKRNNR; encoded by the coding sequence ATGGAAAATACAATTGAAATAAAAAGTCTAACAAAAACATTTGGTAAATTTGTTGCTGTTAACAACGTTAGTTTCAATGTTAAAAAAGGTGAAGTATTTGGCTTTTTAGGCCCTAATGGTTCTGGCAAAACCACAGTAATAAGAATGATTTTAGGATTAATAAATCCTTCTTCTGGAACAGGAAATGTTTTAGGTTATGATATATCAAAAAATAAAGAAAAGTTAAGAGGTAAAATAGGTTATATGTCTCAAAAATTCAGTCTTTATGAAGAACTGACAGTAGAAGAAAACCTTGATTTTTATGCAGGAGTTTACAATATTCCGAAAAATAAAATTAAAGACAAGAAAAAAGCAATATTAAAAATGGCAGATTTAGAGGGTAAGGAAAATTTAATAGTATCTAACCTTTCAGGAGGTTGGAAACAACGTTTAGCTCTAGGATGTGCAATAATACATGAACCAGAAATTTTACTTTTAGATGAACCTACAGGAGGAGTAGATCCTATAGCTAGAAGACAATTTTGGGATATTATCTATAATCTGTCAAAACAGGGGGTTACAATATTAGTAACAACTCATTACATGGATGAGGCTGAACATTGCAACACTATTGGATTTTTATATTATGGAAATATATTATCCCTTGATACACCTAATAATATGAAAGAAAAAATAATAGACGGTGACATAGTAGAAATTAAAACAGATAATACGTTGAAATCTATAGAATTATTAAAAAGAAAAGAAAAAATTAAGGAAGCTTCAGTTTATGGAGCTGGAATTCACGTTATGATTGATTTCAATTTAAATTTAAATATTATAAAAAATTATTTAACAGAAAGTGGTATAAAAGTTAATTATATTAAAAAAGTTAAACCATCATTAGAAGATGTATTTGTGTTCCTTGTAGAAAATGAAAAAAGAAATAATAGATAA
- a CDS encoding ABC transporter permease, giving the protein MNVNIKRVLAIIKKEFSQIKRDKRTIAIIIMMPIMELLLFGYAASTSVDHIPTVVLNNDIGIESRELLDGFTNSQYFDLDYHVNSMKDVEEYLDNGYAKAGIVIPSEFSKDIKKGKTAQIQLIVDGTDPTTAQTILSSAGGVVQSMSVDITQETYKTNMPQPLDLRSRVWYNPDMSSIYFNIPGLIGVILQTVTLMLTSFSIVRERERGTMEQLIVTPITKMELMVGKIIPYVIIGFVDIVLAIALSVFWFRVPIAGSITLLLLFSVIFLFGALGVGLLISTISKSQLQAMQLSMFMIMPNILLSGYMFPREAMPSVINGLSTILPLTYFIKVLRGIILKGNGFMALYQEFIILVMFGIIFLIFATIKFKKKID; this is encoded by the coding sequence ATGAATGTTAATATAAAAAGAGTACTGGCTATCATTAAAAAAGAATTTTCTCAAATAAAGAGAGATAAAAGAACAATTGCAATTATTATAATGATGCCAATTATGGAATTGCTTCTTTTTGGGTATGCAGCATCTACAAGTGTAGATCACATTCCTACAGTTGTACTTAATAATGACATTGGAATTGAAAGCAGAGAATTGTTAGATGGTTTTACTAATTCGCAATATTTTGATTTAGATTATCATGTTAATAGCATGAAAGATGTTGAAGAATATCTAGACAATGGTTATGCTAAAGCAGGAATTGTTATACCTTCAGAATTTTCAAAAGATATAAAAAAAGGTAAAACAGCACAAATTCAGTTAATAGTTGATGGTACTGATCCAACTACTGCTCAAACAATACTATCTAGCGCAGGTGGAGTAGTTCAATCTATGTCTGTTGATATTACTCAAGAAACTTATAAAACAAATATGCCCCAGCCCTTAGACTTAAGAAGCAGGGTTTGGTATAATCCTGACATGAGTAGTATATACTTTAATATTCCTGGCCTTATAGGAGTAATATTACAAACAGTAACTCTCATGTTGACATCATTTTCAATTGTTAGAGAAAGAGAAAGAGGAACTATGGAGCAGCTTATTGTAACTCCAATAACCAAAATGGAACTTATGGTAGGTAAAATTATACCCTATGTGATAATTGGATTTGTGGATATAGTTCTAGCTATAGCCTTAAGTGTATTTTGGTTTCGTGTGCCAATAGCAGGGAGTATAACTTTATTATTACTATTTTCAGTTATATTTTTATTTGGGGCACTTGGAGTAGGTCTTCTTATATCTACAATATCTAAAAGCCAACTTCAAGCAATGCAATTGTCAATGTTTATGATTATGCCTAATATATTGCTATCAGGATATATGTTTCCCAGAGAAGCAATGCCAAGTGTTATTAATGGACTTAGTACAATTCTTCCATTAACTTATTTTATAAAAGTGTTACGTGGCATAATTTTAAAGGGAAATGGGTTTATGGCATTGTATCAAGAATTTATTATTTTAGTTATGTTTGGTATAATATTTCTTATTTTTGCTACGATTAAATTTAAAAAGAAAATTGATTAA
- a CDS encoding efflux RND transporter periplasmic adaptor subunit has protein sequence MKKILTLLIIIALVVTGCSTDGNTAVTTAEESYIAVETEILKPMNLYIENIMTAKALADKDVYVVPTMAGKVEKIYVNVGDSVNKDDLLFVMDKDDINNQVNQAYAAYEAALAGYDVSVSQIENAKKTYERIEKLYEEGAVPETQYEQAKLAASDETLAAAQKNVEQSRVAYENATSALDNAEVRAPISGVISNVSIVEGEFATSSQPPITIVDSDIITVEFGVPGNMVNKIKQGDMVTVDISAADYTNEAVINSISTASNQMTNLYTVEILLENDGSIKPGMFAKVYLNTDKIDNALAVKTEAVINRNGNKIVFVTSGDLAVEREVVTGLDTGEYIEIKSGLTEGENVIIKGQDYVNDGSKIKVVRGE, from the coding sequence TTGAAAAAAATTTTGACATTATTAATTATTATAGCTCTAGTAGTTACTGGATGTAGTACTGATGGTAATACTGCGGTGACAACAGCAGAAGAAAGTTATATTGCTGTTGAGACAGAAATATTAAAACCAATGAATCTTTACATTGAAAATATTATGACAGCCAAAGCTTTGGCGGACAAAGATGTTTATGTTGTTCCAACCATGGCAGGAAAAGTTGAAAAAATATATGTAAATGTAGGTGATAGTGTAAACAAGGATGATTTATTATTTGTAATGGACAAAGACGATATTAACAATCAGGTTAATCAAGCTTATGCAGCATATGAAGCTGCTTTGGCAGGTTATGATGTTAGTGTTTCACAAATTGAAAATGCGAAAAAAACATATGAACGTATTGAAAAGTTATATGAAGAAGGAGCTGTTCCTGAAACTCAATATGAACAAGCTAAATTAGCAGCTTCTGATGAAACATTAGCAGCAGCTCAAAAAAATGTTGAACAATCGCGTGTTGCATATGAAAATGCTACCTCAGCTTTAGATAATGCCGAAGTTCGGGCTCCTATTTCTGGCGTAATTTCTAATGTTAGCATTGTTGAAGGAGAATTTGCCACATCCAGTCAGCCTCCAATTACTATAGTAGATTCAGACATAATTACAGTTGAATTTGGCGTTCCTGGAAATATGGTGAATAAAATTAAACAGGGTGATATGGTAACTGTTGATATTAGTGCTGCAGATTATACTAATGAAGCAGTTATAAATAGTATAAGCACAGCTTCCAATCAAATGACTAATTTATATACTGTAGAAATATTGTTAGAAAATGATGGTTCAATAAAACCAGGTATGTTTGCAAAAGTTTATTTAAATACTGATAAAATTGATAACGCTCTTGCAGTTAAAACAGAAGCTGTTATTAACAGAAATGGTAATAAAATAGTATTTGTTACTAGTGGAGATTTAGCTGTTGAAAGAGAAGTTGTTACAGGCCTTGATACAGGTGAATATATAGAAATTAAGTCAGGCTTAACAGAAGGTGAAAATGTTATAATAAAAGGTCAAGATTATGTTAATGATGGAAGTAAAATAAAGGTTGTAAGGGGTGAATAA